ACAAGGCACGCCTTCAGAGCTTCTAGTCCTGAGCGATACATATAATAAGTTATTTCCAAAAAAATACAATAAAAAGAAAAAAAAATTCTTTTGGGATCGTAGGATTGAGCATATATTCAACTACACATCTTTTAGAAAAAAGTTTGGCTATGAATTAGCAAATGAGCTTGACGTAGTGTGCTGTCCTTATTGTAATCGAAACTATACAACAGTTCACGATACTGATAAATCTGGCAAACCAGATAAGAAGAAAGTATTCCCCGAGTTTGATCATTTTTATCCTAGAACCGATCATCCTATATTAGCCTTGTCTTTTTACAACCTGGTACCAAGCTGTAACATTTGTAATAGCCACTTTAAAGGCTCGCAAGATCCAATTACACTAAATTTATTTCACCCTTATACCAGTATAAAGCCAAACCATTTCAATTTCAAGTTTTATCCACGAAACTATTTAAGTCTGATTGGAAAAGGACTATCCATCGATCTGGATTTCTCATTTAATGAGAGTAAAGATGTAAATGAGAAAGTTAAGAATTCCATTGATTTTTTTGATATAAAAGCAACTTATGAAAAGTGCCACTCTGCGCTAATAAAAGACATCATTGATAAAAGAATTGCCTATGGTGGTACATATTTAAAACAATTGCAAAGCACCTACAATTTAGACTTTAACCAATCATATAGAATTCTCTTTGAAACTGATTATGAAGAAAACGAAGGCTTACATAAACGACCTTTCAGTAAGTTAAAAAGGGATATATATGATGATTTTGAAATGACTAAATACTCACAATAACTTTTGAAGTGCTTTTAAATTCGGAAGCATTCTTACGTTTCAACTATTACAGTTTCTCTTAACCATTTGAAAAATGACGTCATTAATTTGGCATTGATATTTAACTTAACCATTTTACTGAATGAAAAAATATATTTCAGCTGATGAGATATTTATTACTTATGGTAATAGATCATCTAGTCAATATCAAAAAGCACTAACAGCTCATATCTTAGAAAAATTTGGACAGAATGCTGTTAACGATTCAAGCATTATCAGACCAATTCTAGAAGAATGCTATGATTGGTCCGCCACCCAGTTTACAAATATCATAAGAGCCATTAATGACAAATTATTTGTAAACTATCTTTTTGCTTTTCATGAATCATCTGTTAAGCTTTGGATTAGAGTATTGAGTGGTGAAAAAATTATCGATACGGTTCAGATTTCCGAAGATGAGCTTGCGATGAACAGACGTATATTTAAACTTGCACTGGAACAAACGTGTGATGTCACCTATACGCATTCCTCAAAATATACAGCAGAGATTGCTACGCATTATGACGAAGTGATTGAAGATTTGTTATTCCTCGGATCAGAGATAATTGGCTTTGCTCAATACCTTGCAGAGATGCGTATGATCCAAGGTACGTTACTTATAGATATTGACGCAGAGGGCATACTTAGACTGACAAGATCACCGGAAATTGAGGCAATCTTTTCAAAGTTGATCGATATGATGAAGGAAGATTTTGAGTATGGCATTTTTGACAAAAATGGTGTAAATGACATGAAGGACGCTTTGAAAAAATGTATGGGTATTGATTACGATTTTGCGGGTCACCAAATAATGACCATTAAAAAACATCATAGCCCAGTTGGATGGGAATTTCAAACAATTGAACCTGGCATACTGATTCAAAACCAGGTAAACCAAGGCACCGCAAAAAAGGATGCTGCTGACTTTTATGATGGGCTTACTTTTAGCAAAAAAAATAAGTTACCAATAAAAGAATCTGTGTATAAGGTAAATGCAATGGAACGACATCTTTTTCGACCTATCATTATTGTTGATGAAAACGGAAATGATCGGCAACTTATTGGCATACAAAAATGGGCAGAAAGTATTACAGTACTTGCAACAAATGGATTTCAATGGAACAAAGCTGCCAATGAATGGAAAAACAATCCCTGTTTTGTAAAATATCTGGAACAAAAAAGTGATCAACATGATAGTCTTCTTGAAGACGAAGTAGTAAAAGCGTTAAAACAGCTGAATTTACCTTTTGATCGAAATATTGTTACGTTTTCAGACGGAAAAAAATCAGTGAAAGTAGATGTGAAAGGTATCGGTGAAATGGATTTTGTATGGGCAGATCCAACAAGAGGTAAAATCATCGTAGCAGACTGCAAATACAATCGTGCTCGGTATGATATGCTGGCTTTCACGGCTGATTACTCAAATTTTAAAGACACCTATGAGCAAAAAATTATGAATAAGTTAAATTGGATCAACCAGAATAAAGAATTGGTAATTAAACATCTTTCCCAAAAATATCCAGGAATTGTCATTGATCCTGTTGCATCTAATGTAGAAGCAATTTTTATTATCAATACACCCACTTTTTACATGTATAATGGCAATGTAAAAACTGTTTGTTTTTTTAGACTTGAAAAGCTAATACTCAATAATTATTCGCATCCTGATCTGGCGATCTCTGTAAAAACAGAAAAGGGATGGCATATAAAAACAGTTCATTACCCTTATTTCAGCTGAATATCGTGTTTTCCAGTTCTTCTTGTTTGTCACCACCTTAAAAAAAGAAACACCGCGTTGATTATGAGCTATAAAGTTAAATCTTCTTCAACAAAAGACGATTATGTTGTCGAAAAACATCCTTTTGAGCCATTTCTTTTGGACAACACTAGTTATCTGGTTTTAGGAACTTTTCCCACACACATCAGCAACCTTTGTTACAATTTTTATTATTCAAGCAAGGAAAATAATTTTTGGAAGATCATTGAAAAAGTATTTAACCATAGCTTCGTACATCACGCAGAAGATAAAGCGGTTAACGAAAGACAATCATTCCTTAAAGATAATAAAATTGGTGTAACAGATATGCATGAAGTTTGTTATCGAAGAAATAAAAGCTCGTCTGATAAGGATTTATATACTATCCAGCTTCGTAATATCTTTTCTATTCTTGATAGATACCCTTCAATCAGTCGTTTAATTTTGACAAGCAGGACCGAAGTGTTTGGTGCACTGGGACTTTTAAAAACACTTTTTCTGCAACACGAGAAACCTTTTCCTGATATCACTAGGAGAAGCGATAAAATTTTAGAAAGCAAATTTATTTATGCAGGCAGTAAAATTGAAATCGTTGTGCCTTATTCACCATCGCCGAGATTGATAGCTGATAAGGTAACAACAATGGAGGAATTGATCACTATGTACACTTTTTGCCTTAGCTTAGAGTAGTATCTATTTTTAGCGGCCTTATGAGTTTTAAAGCTTTTGTTTACCCTCCCATATAGGGCTTTCAATTTCTTCACATCTACAATTGCTATCCATTTTCATTGACATCCTATTGTACAATATCTTCAGCATTTTTTTAAGTTATTTACTTTGGTCTAGTACTTTTTTAGCGTCACTGATACAGGATCATAATAGTAATCGCTAACAGTTCCATTTTTTATTTTTTCTACCATTTCGTCAATGATAAAGATGGGAACCAAAAACCACTCTTGTGCTGTTACCATCTTTCCAAACCGATCTTTTATTTCAATGGAGAGTTCTAACTTAAAAGATACCTTCGAATGGGCCATCAATATTTCGCTGAAACTCCCGCTGCTATGGGATTCTGACGGAGTAGGGGTAAAAGAAAATTTACAAAAACTGGTATTCCCCAAGGGAATAAGCTATTATCACAAAAATGGGGCATTTCTAACTGACGAAGTAAACGAAGTATTTGAGCCAATCCCGCGCCTGAACTGCATTTCAGAAAGTGATAAAAATAAACAAGGCAGCATTTCTGCTGCCTTGTCCAATTTAGTCGGGTGGACTGGATTCTAACCACCCTATGATTTATTGAATCAATGTTCTGAAAAAGGTAATTTATTCACCCATCGCTTCACTCATTGGTGCATAATGACGAATGAGCTACCTGTTAAAGCAATCTATCCAAATTTACTTTTCAATAACAGGCTGGTATATTGGCTCTGCCACATAACGATGAAAAGCCAGTTCCGGTAAATTTGCCCTGAGTGAAGCAAGATCTTTTAAATGATTAAAATTTATTTATTTCCTAAATATAAATCAATTGTATTTTTAAAACATACGCCATACTTTTGTTCCATGGGAAGAGCAAGAAGTTTAACAAGGTTCAAGAAACAAATTATGTTAAATGGTAAAATGGTGGATATTGATTTTCATCCCGTAAATGCAATAGAGAAACAACTTTATTTTGTTTATATTCCTGTGGACAATAAGCCTTTCCGAATTCATATGCAGAAAACAGCAGATGGTTCTTTTAAAATACCGATGAAAGAACGGGTTCCCAATAATATCTGTGAATTGGAGTCTGCTCTTGAAGAAGCTATTATTAACTCATGACAATAGGAAACATTTTATTATAGTTCGTTAATTGGCTACACAAGACCTTTTAATGTAGATGAGGCTTGAATAGTACGGATTCATAAATGCCTTTACTGATTAAGCATTTTTAACCGGCCTAAATCGGCGAAACCATGGCTAACAAAAGTTCAATCACAGTTATTGGCTGGAATTTTCCCATCAGCATTATCACATCACATTTATGAAAATAATTCCAGGACTTTTGTGCCTTTTATTGATAGGGTGTGCTGACAACAAAACAAAAGAAGACAAACAGACTTTGGACTTTGGTTCATTTTCTATCATTACACCAAATGGTTGGGCAAAAGTCAAGGCACAGGGTACTGATAGTTACGTTGGACGAATTGCAATTGACAAAGCGGATACGATAGATTTTGATTTAGGTTGGTATTCAAACACATTGACAGAACCAGAACCGCAAATCATTGAACGTTCAATGTTAAAAAATATGGATGTACGTGACACGATACAATTCGTTATCGTTGACAGTCGCAAAGGCATTGATCCTGACAACTTCAAAAAAAATAATGTTTCGTGGGACACAATTGATGGACGCAAGGCAAAAATTATTTTCCCAAGACAATCAGGCGTTGGCACGACAGGAATTTACATTGACAGCTTATGGCAAGCAGGTTCCGGCATTGACAGATTTAATTTGTATGGCGACAATTTAAAGCCAGCAAACGAAAAACTATTTCTTGAAGCATTAAAGACACTGAAATTTCACAAGACGAATTAAAATTGCTGACAATTCGCATTTCCTGATGTGTTTCATGCCCGGTTCGTACCTTTTCCTGCACCCAGGCTTCCCTCACTTAAAACTTTTCACCACCTTTAGCCTCTCTTCATCTATCTTTCGGTACCCATAATTGTAACAGAAAGTATATTCATTCTTCTGATAGCTGCTAAGGACATGATGGGTATGGTAAGTAAACTCGAATCCCATTTTCAGTAGTGTTTCCCGGGTGACAATTTCCTCGTGTTTGACCCCCAGCACTTTTTTCAGAATCCGCCGGTTGTTTTTCAGCGCCTTCTCTATGCGAATGATCTCGTTTCTCGACTCCGCTTTCTGGTTATTATGATACTCGTTCTTACACCCTTCTGAGCAGAATTTACGGTCGGCCCTACCCTGTTTGATCGGCCCTTGACATCGCAGGCATTGACGTGGTTCCATCATAGTTAGGTATTGTTCTGCAATATACTATCCGTTTTTTACACGTTTATACGATTGTATATCCGTAACTACACTTGTAATCTTCGTTTAACTCTCCCCGCAACTCCTACTTTCGATT
The Niastella koreensis GR20-10 genome window above contains:
- a CDS encoding uracil-DNA glycosylase family protein, translating into MSYKVKSSSTKDDYVVEKHPFEPFLLDNTSYLVLGTFPTHISNLCYNFYYSSKENNFWKIIEKVFNHSFVHHAEDKAVNERQSFLKDNKIGVTDMHEVCYRRNKSSSDKDLYTIQLRNIFSILDRYPSISRLILTSRTEVFGALGLLKTLFLQHEKPFPDITRRSDKILESKFIYAGSKIEIVVPYSPSPRLIADKVTTMEELITMYTFCLSLE